In Fragaria vesca subsp. vesca linkage group LG5, FraVesHawaii_1.0, whole genome shotgun sequence, the genomic stretch AGTATTTACCTATTGTGCTCATATCGTAGATGGATTTAAAAGTCTATGAAGATCTTTATTCGGGATTTATAGAGAAGGGGGACTAATTGTGATTTTCTGATCAACCCTTTCCATTAGGGAGTGAGATTATTATCTTTAAATTTTTCATGACTAGGAAATGAGAGATAAGATAAATTGTTAGAGATGTTAATTAAAAAGTGAGACATTGCAAAATGGTGTTATGTGATATGATCAACGGTGTTGATTTTAGTTGGTGACATAACGTCTCCCCCTATCATGGGTGTATAGTATTTATATACAAACATATGTTATCATGTGTGTATGTTATTGTCTTCTTTTTCTATTTTTAGCTTTGTATGTTTTATATTGTCAAAATGAATGTCAAACCTGATTTGATAATATTTCAACACTACACAAAGGAAATAATAGAAATAAAATTAGGGGAATGGACTAATGGATCACTAAAAATATTTTTTGATGTAAGTGGTATAATATCTTTTTTAGTAAGTAGAAGATTGTGAGTTTGACCATTGATAGACTAATTTTAGTATTTAAGTTTTTTATCTAAATAATAATTTTTAGATGTCAAGGAAGCATGACCACCTAAGCATGTGTCATTAATGTGAACAAAAACAAGTCTTACCAGTGAAGGAAGGTTTTTTTTGGTAATAACCAGTGAAGAAAGGTTAGCTATATGTAGAGAAGTACGAAGAGCGTAACAAAACACAACTTTACTCACCAATGCCTCAACATACTATGGCAAACTAACATTTGAGACTGTAGCATAGATACCTCTAACATAAGCAGTCAGCTTCCTTATCTCACACAATATTACCAATAGTTTCATTTTGGGTAGCTTGATCAAAAGCGATATCAAGTTATCAACATATTAACGTTTATCCAACATACATTTGAAACGTTCAACTTCAATTTTATGTTACTCTATTGTAGAATTTATGTTTCTTTGTACTTCGATATATTTTTTCCTTATAACATTTTTGTAATTGTTTTCTCGTCGCTATTATTGTTACTTAGGGCTTGACAATAACTTCATTCACCTAACTACCTTAGGAGTATTGGTTGATGAATGAATTGAATTGCATCGCCACAATGTCATACACTCTCATGACATGTTTATTTTGAATGGAAAAGTGTCATGAATAGGGGCCAATAACATGAATGGAAGAAATCATGAATGAACAACAAGTAGAATGGAGACCGAAATAATCGGGATGGAACAATATACCCCTTTGGGTATCAAGTTAACGTTTATTTAATTAGCACAGATTTAGTAAACACAATATCGTGGTGGAACAATATCACCCTTGGGTATCAAGTATGGACAAGATGGATACGACTATCATAGTAGCAAAGACACTGATAAACGGCGCTGTCAAGATTGATGCAAAGTTGGCGATGACAAAGATTTCGGAGGCCAAGATTGAATAGATAGATTGGGCTTGTGTAATGGTCAACAAGTGGATGTGTAATGGTCACTTGGCATAATTATCTTGTATCCTTATTGAAAGGAAAAGTTATCATTTGATGAAAAAAAGAAAAGAAAAAGGGCCGAGTCTTGTAGCGAAGACTTATAACCAAGCAGGGGGCTGGCATTAAAGTGATCAGAGAATAAGTGAGTATCTGCTCAATGAGGTGTGGGGTTATCTTGGTTTGTTCACTTTGGTGAAGTCGCACTAAGCACGCCCCAGATCCCTCGGGTTAGAAGGCCTCCACTCGAAAAAAATGGGTAGCAAACCAAAAAAAAAAAGAAAAAAAAGGAATCCATTCTTAATTGTGTTAGTCAAAGTGAAACACAAAACTGAGAGAAAAAAAAAGAGGGAGTGCATGATTCATAAATGTGAAGATGAGTTGCCATATGTCCTAACTCAAACTATGATCTACAATAGAATTAACTCAATTAAGGGGTAAAATTTAACTAAAGAGGTAACTAGATTTAGGACGTATCACGTGACTTTTCATATTTTACTTACGATCTACCTTAAATGACTCACACGTATTGTGTTTCGTAACTTAACTAACAATGAGTGTGCATCATACATAATGTAAAGACGAGTTGCTACATGTCCTGATGCACACTATGACCTACTATAGAATTAACTTCCCTAATGATAAGTGTGACGAAAACAAATGTGGGTACACTAATGTTAACATGTTACAACAAGTAGAACATATAGCAATTGCTCCAGAAACCCAAAAGAGATGTCAATCAGGAAGATCCGGCTCCTTCCTCGAAGCTCTAGCTTAAAGGGCAAGGAGGTTCTTTGAAATCTTTTTTTTTCTATTTCTCTTTTTGCATTTTCAGTTGTTTTTGTTTATTTTGGAACAATTGTTTTTGGTCCATGCTTTTCACATGGGGGAGCTTTTATTTTCTTGTTTTTAGTTTGTTAGAAACAATTGCCTATGATCTATTTGCTGATTATAGGCTCCTTATGAGCCGAAATTTGTAACGAAGATGCAACCCTCATACGAATCAGATGATCTTGCTTGTCCCCTGTACGCATGGTAATAGATCGATTCATATTATACTCTTTACTTTAGTATTAATGACAAAATTGTCTTTGAGTTCAAAAATGTCAAAGTCATGTATCAAATTCTTTTATATAAACAAAAGGTAGGCTTTATTATTATTATATTTTTTTTAGAGCAATGTAGTGCACTGTGAAAATATCACACCTTCTTTTTCTTTTTCTTCTTTGGGAAAGGATATCACACCTTTTTTTTGTGTGTTTAAATTAGGGTGTTTGACATTTATATGAAGACCGATGCAGCCACAGAAAAGTCCACCTCAAGGTAAGAATTGTAAGAAGCAACCATCACTAGTCAATAGAATCGGGTTGTCGAAAAACTGACCCTGATATTTTGCGAATTTCGACCTTTCCTGGAAATTGATTAAAAAAACAGCTAAGCATTTTGAAACTCTTTTATCTACACGATTCCTACAATGGTCCATGTCACTTGTATTTGTACATATTTTTGTCTCATGTGTTGGATTTTTGCGATATCCCAAACTATCATTCTCCAAAATAAAAAACAAACAAAAGAAAACCTTGGTGTTACTCTTTTGATTAGTCTGTTTTACATACGAAATATAGTCGCCTTCCTTATCTTCTAGCTTTAGGCCTTTAGCTAGCTGCCTGCAGCACCATTAATATATTTGAAAGAAGATGGATGCTCTTGAAGTTTAGGTTCACCTAAATGTAATTATGGTTATAAACTTTAATTAGTAGCCTAAATGTAATTATGATCATAAACTCTAGTGGTGATTGATTAATAAATACAATCATCCACTTTACATTTGCATATAGTTCAAGTTAATAATTAAAACTGTTTCACCAAAATAAGTTAATTAAATATTTTTGATTATATAATTCCTTTTTCAATTTTTTTTATCATACAAACTTCTTTTGAAGAAACCATACAAACTTTTAAGAGTGACAAAATTTTCACCAAAATTTGACAACTTGAATAGCACCTATGATCTTAAGTCAAGCTAGAGAGGTCGGAGATCTATTTCAAATAACTCCTGTCTGTAACAATAAAGAATGTCACAACAACGTAGCCCTTTCAAATATTGGTTAGGTCTTTCGATCGGTATTAGTTTATCAAGAGTTATATGTAAGTCTCACATATGAATGATTAAGATTGTACTGTATAGCTTACACACTGTATATACAAAGATAATGCACTCATGGACTCTCTCATACAATCTCATAAGTCATAACCTCATAGTCATTGATTACCAGTAATAAACATACAAGGACTTATGCACTTATGGACCGGAGCAGATTCTACGCATTAAGGTGCACTTGTACCATTAATATATAAGTCCTCAAATCGTCATGTGCAAATATCGAATGAAGACTAGTCACCTAAATTCTTTAATTTCATTTTCATTTTTGATCCGACCAAATTAAGCGCTTATAATAAAAGTATCTTTTATTCGACATCAGGTCATCACCTCTTGTGTTATAAACACTCAGAACTATTTTTTTAGGTTTCAATTTTGTTAACGGTATTAAAATACATGCATGATAATACGACGTGCATGACCAAATTAAAATATTACATATTAGTTACTCGGTCCACTTAGACTTTGATGCGTAGAGAATTTTCGCTCATTGACTTTCCAACAATCTTATAACCTCATAATTACTGATTACCAGTAATAAATATACAACGGTGGATTAATGCATCTGTACGTAGGACGTACGCTCAAGAATTTACACTCATCCTCAGACAAACACGAAAGGCTGAACAGAGAGCTGTCTTTCCCAGGTAGGGCCCCACCACCCCCAAACTGTCCACGTGGCACCGCGTTTTCCTTTTCTGTTCTTCCCCTCCGACGGCGTTTACCAGCCCCCAAAAAAGTCCCCTACACTCTTTCCCCTCGGTCCTCGTCTCTTCTCTTCCTCCCAAAAACCTTCCGATTTTCCCGGCCAAAAAATCGCGAGCAGCAGCTCCGTCGCGACTGAACCACACGCGCAGCCGGGGTAGACCCTTTAGATGGGTTTATCTCCCTATGCATCATTTACCGCGTTTCTTCTCTAGCAGCAGCAGCGGCAGCGGCAGCAGCAAGGGAGCTAAAGCTAGAGCTAAAGCTGAAGCTAAAGCAAGAGCTAAAGCTGAAGCCAAAGCCATGGATCCGAAGCGGCGGCCCAAATTGGAGCGGCGCAATGCGGTGAAGCACATTGACTACGACGCCTCTACTTCCTCCCCACACTCGCCGCGCCACACGCGCTCGCTCGACTTGACCGACCGGACCAGCTTCCGGGTCGAAGGAAACGGCGAGTTCGAGCGGATTTGCGCCAAGCTAGGGTTTTCCCCGGACGAGTTCGAGATACCCGAGGCGGCCTGGGAGGCCCGGAAGATCCGCTCCACCAACTCGGATGTTCTCCCCATGGCGAAATTCTACGGGATGGATAGTCCGAGACCCGACCCGGGTGACGAATCGGATGACGATAGGGTGGAGGAGCTGTGCGATAGAGTCAGGGATAGCGTTAGTGTTACGGTTGCCGACTCGACTCGGTCCGAATTGGCCGGGCCGAGCGGGTGTTGTAGTTCGAGTAGTAGTAGTTGTAGTGTTAGCGTCGGAATTAAGGGAGTGCGGCCGCCGGGGCTGAAGCCGCCGCCGTCGATGGCTAGGGTTCCGGTGATCGACGATGGATGCTCCACCTGGGATCTTTTGAGGGACTTCGCGCCGGAAGAGGATAGAGAGGCGTCGGACATGGTGCAGAGAAGGTTTCGTCCTCCTTCTTCTTCTTCTTCCGATGAAGAAGAAGAGGAGGAAGAAGAAGAAGAGGAGAATAATGTGGCGGTTGAGATTAGAGAGACGGTGGTGAACTCCGGCGGGTGTTCGTTTACTACTTCCAATGACGATGATTCTTCCAGTAGTACCACAGACCCTTCATACATTTCCCCAAATGGAAGGATTTCGCCGAATGGGAGGCCTAAGCTTGTTATCACTTCTTGGGAGAAGGGTGATCTTCTCGGCAGCGGCTCTTTCGGGTCTGTGTATGAAGGAATTTCTGAGTAAGTGCTGCTAAAAACTCATTCTAGCTGCTTAATTTATGAATGCTCGATCTTGCATATGTCTTAATTCTCATTATGTTGCATTGCTTGAAGTCGGAGTCATTCAATCTTGTATTCATATTGTTTTGCTAGTTCACGGATATCTCTACATTTAGGAATATGTGGATTGACTGTTAAACCACTACTGGGAAGGGTTGAAACTTCAATCTGTGTTGGAAAAAAGATGGAGCAATTCGTTTGTATTCGATTCCACTTTGTTCATTAAGGGGGAAAAGATAGGTTAAAGTGATAACCAGTATGTTAGGATGATTGTTGAAAAAATGAACCGTTGTAGTTTCAAAATTTAAGTTGTGTATTGTTTGAAAAGGAAAAGACCAGCTCTGGTTGGAGAAGAGGAAATTAGAACCTTCATACTCGAGCTAGGCTTGTTATGGGATTATTGAGTCTTTACGGTATCTCTTATCTTTAAATATGGGAGAAGGATTAGATGAAATCCTTGTTTCCTTATGAAGAATTTATAACTGTATTACAAAATGAATTTTTCTTTGTTTCTGATGCCCTAATATACTGACAAGATGTTCTCATATGAATGTCTATTAAAAGAGTGGTTCCATGTTTGTATCTTTTCTTTATCTGTGATATCCAATCTTTATTGAATATGATTTTGCTATCTTTCAGTGGCGGATGCTTCATTGCTGTCAAGGAAGTTTCCTTGCTTGATCAAGGAACCCTGGGGAGGCAAAGAGTTTCTCAACTTGAACAGGTAACAATGGCTTGGATTTCATTTTATGTCCTGAAATAGTATGTCTCTTATATCAAGTAATTGATACAGTAATTGTATACCAGTAGGGTCTATCTTGATTTTTGTATCTTGCTGAGATACTCTCTTCTCATTGTCTGTTTTTGTTTTTCTTCCAGGAGATTGCTCTTCTGAGTCAGTTTGAACATGAGAACATAGTTCAGTACCATGGCACACAAAAGGTACCCATTATTCTATAGTCTATACACATGGATAATTGTTTAGCTATGCTATGAACTTTCCTATAATTGTAAGTACTCATGGAGGTTCAAACTTCTGTTCATGATATAAAATTGGTACTTGCAACAGATTCAGGTCATGATATGCAGAGGCGTTATTTTTACATTTATTTGACATGACATTGATACCTTTGATGCTGGTCTGCACATTTTTTTAAGTACAGACCAGAGTATGAAACTGGTATTTTTTGCCTTTATTTCGCTGTATTTATTTTATGCAGTTAATATCTTTGTTTAATTTCTTTTTTCCCATCTACGAACTGACTGTAGATAAATGTAAACATGCTGTCTACACTGTTATGCATTATTGGGGTTACCTTATCATCTAGTGTCCATATTATTTGATACTTCTGTTTGAGTCCAAAAGTATGAAGAATTCATAACATCAATACCAGTAGGTTTATTTGTTATGAAGCAGTTAAGCCATTTATTAGTTCAGCATTAATTTTTCATAGCTCTTATACCAATTATATTTTCTGAATCGTCTTTGCAGGATGAATCAAAGCTTTATATCTTTCTGGAGCTGGTAACCAAAGGCTCCCTTCAAAAGCTGTATCAGACATACCATCTGATAGATTCGCATGTCTCTGTATACACTAGACAGATCTTGCAAGGTCTGAAGTATCTTCATGACCGAAATGTGATTCACAGGTAACTCCCCTGACATATGTATATATATTATGGTTTTGGCTTTATTGTTCTCAGAAGATTGTGAAATCCCACCAATGAGCCATATTCATGTGAGGATTCATTCCAAAAGTGAGAAAACAAAGTGGCGCACCATCACAATTTCTGATCATCCTTCATCTTGTAATTTGGGTATACCTATTCTCATCTTTCTGTGTCTTCCATTCAGGGACATTAAATGCGCAAATATTTTGGTGCATGCTAATGGATCTGTGAAGCTTGCAGACTTTGGATTGGCAAAGGTTTGTCTTTCATTCCCCAAAACAATTGTATTTT encodes the following:
- the LOC101294665 gene encoding mitogen-activated protein kinase kinase kinase 1-like; the protein is MHHLPRFFSSSSSGSGSSKGAKARAKAEAKARAKAEAKAMDPKRRPKLERRNAVKHIDYDASTSSPHSPRHTRSLDLTDRTSFRVEGNGEFERICAKLGFSPDEFEIPEAAWEARKIRSTNSDVLPMAKFYGMDSPRPDPGDESDDDRVEELCDRVRDSVSVTVADSTRSELAGPSGCCSSSSSSCSVSVGIKGVRPPGLKPPPSMARVPVIDDGCSTWDLLRDFAPEEDREASDMVQRRFRPPSSSSSDEEEEEEEEEEENNVAVEIRETVVNSGGCSFTTSNDDDSSSSTTDPSYISPNGRISPNGRPKLVITSWEKGDLLGSGSFGSVYEGISDGGCFIAVKEVSLLDQGTLGRQRVSQLEQEIALLSQFEHENIVQYHGTQKDESKLYIFLELVTKGSLQKLYQTYHLIDSHVSVYTRQILQGLKYLHDRNVIHRDIKCANILVHANGSVKLADFGLAKITNMNDIKSSKGTAYWMAPEVVNRMSQGYGLPADIWSLGCTVLEMLTGLVPYSNLEWMQALWKIGKGEPPLVPDSLSKEAQDFIRLCLQVKPDNRPTAAQLLRHPFVNKSFPPTPSGSVSPYNQRRQS